A portion of the Juglans microcarpa x Juglans regia isolate MS1-56 chromosome 1D, Jm3101_v1.0, whole genome shotgun sequence genome contains these proteins:
- the LOC121256614 gene encoding protein INVOLVED IN DE NOVO 2-like, which yields MGCSSDEDTDISESEMDEYEGKSYEELKNGNHSFKNSDETFSCPYCPKKKKRVYQYKELLQHASGVGKSSSEKRNAKEKANHLALVKYLENDLAGPSKPAGKSDPPIDCDHDEKIVWPWTGIVVNIPTRRTDEGRYVGESGSKMRDELKSRGFNPIRVHPLWNFRGHSGSAVVEFHKDWPGLHNAMSFERAYEADHHGKKDWYAKNSQKSGLYAWVARADDYHSTEIVGDHLRKIGDVRTISEIMEEEARKQDKLISNLTSTIELKNRHVKEMEERCSQTSVSLRNLIEEKDKLLQAYNEDIRKRQMSARDHFQRIFNDHEKIKLQLESHKKELEVRGIELEKRDAHNENESRKLAEEIEKNAIRNSSLQLASLEQEKADVNVLKLAEDQKRQKEKLHNRIILLEKQLDAKQALELEIEGLRGQLNVMKHMGDDEDVEVLIKVEAILKQLREKEGELDHLEALNQALIVQERKSNVELQDARKELISGLNEIAGRGDIGVKRMGELDNKPFHQAMKRKYNEDEADERASELCSLWEEYLKDPDWHPLKITMVEGKHQNVIDAEDDKLKGLRNELGDEVYQAVTTALMEINEYNPSGRYITSELWNYREGKRATLEEGVIFILNQWRIAKRKRGMS from the exons ATGGGTTGCAGCTCAGACGAAGATACAGATATTAGTGAATCTGAAATGGATGAGTATGAAGGTAAATCTTATGAAGAATTGAAGAATGGAAATCACAGCTTCAAAAACTCGGATGAGACATTTTCTTGCCCATACTGCCCGAAGAAGAAAAAGCGGGTTTATCAATATAAGGAACTTCTTCAGCATGCTTCTGGGGTGGGAAAAAGTAGTTCAGAAAAGAGAAATGCAAAAGAGAAGGCTAATCACCTTGCTTTGGTGAagtatttggaaaatgatttagcGGGTCCATCAAAACCTGCTGGCAAGAGTGATCCTCCAATTGACTGTGACCACGATGAGAAAATTGTTTGGCCTTGGACAGGAATTGTTGTTAACATTCCTACAAGACGAACAGATGAGGGGCGATATGTAGGAGAAAGCGGATCCAAGATGAGAGACGAGTTGAAAAGTAGAGGGTTCAATCCCATAAGAGTCCACCCTCTCTGGAATTTTCGGGGTCATTCAGGAAGTGCTGTTGTGGAATTCCACAAAGATTGGCCTGGGTTACATAATGCTATGTCATTTGAGAGAGCTTATGAGGCAGATCATCATGGGAAAAAGGACTGGTATGCGAAGAATAGCCAAAAATCGGGTCTCTATGCTTGGGTTGCTCGTGCAGATGACTACCATTCAACCGAAATTGTTGGGGACCACCTACGAAAGATTGGAGATGTTAGAACCATTTCTGAAATTATGGAGGAAGAAGCCCGGAAACAGGATAAACTTATATCTAATCTGACAAGCACTATTGAGCTGAAGAACAGGCACGTGAAAGAGATGGAGGAAAGATGTAGTCAGACTTCAGTCTCCCTTCGGAACTTAATAGAAGAGAAAGATAAGCTCCTTCAAGCTTATAATGAAG ATATAAGAAAAAGACAAATGAGTGCAAGGGATCACTTTCAGAGGATTTTTAATGACCACGAAAAGATTAAATTGCAACTGGAATCTCACAAAAAAGAACTTGAGGTGCGTGGGATAGAATTGGAAAAGCGTGATGCACATAACGAAAATGAAAGCCGGAAGCTTGCTGAAGAAATTGAAAag AATGCCATTAGAAATAGCTCCCTGCAATTGGCCTCTCTGGAGCAGGAAAAGGCTGATGTAAATGTATTGAAACTGGCTGAAGATCAGAAg AGGCAAAAGGAAAAACTTCATAACAGAATAATTCTACTGGAAAAGCAACTAGATGCAAAACAAGCACTGGAGTTGGAAATAGAGGGATTGAGAGGGCAATTAAATGTCATGAAGCACATGGGAGATGATGAAGATGTAGAAGTTCTGATAAAGGTGGAGGCAATACTTAAACAGTTGCGTGAAAAAGAAGGAGAACTTGATCATTTAGAAGCTCTGAACCAAGCACTAATAGTGCAGGAGCGCAAGAGCAATGTTGAGCTGCAAGACGCTCGAAAAGAATTAATTAGT GGCTTGAATGAAATAGCAGGTCGTGGTGATATTGGGGTTAAGAGAATGGGAGAACTTGACAATAAGCCATTTCATCAAGCAATGAAGAGAAAGTATAACGAGGATGAAGCAGATGAGAGAGCATCAGAACTGTGCTCGTTATGGGAAGAATATCTGAAAGACCCTGACTGGCATCCTCTTAAAATTACCATGGTTGAAGGGAAACATCAG AATGTTATAGATGCTGAAGATGATAAGTTGAAAGGTCTGAGGAACGAATTGGGTGATGAAGTTTACCAGGCTGTGACTACAGCTTTAATGGAGATAAATGAATACAATCCAAGTGGGCGGTATATAACATCAGAATTGTGGAACTACAGGGAGGGAAAAAGAGCTACACTCGAAGAAGGAGTCATATTTATACTGAACCAATGGAGAATAGCTAAACGCAAAAGGGGAATGAGTTAA